From one Gossypium hirsutum isolate 1008001.06 chromosome D08, Gossypium_hirsutum_v2.1, whole genome shotgun sequence genomic stretch:
- the LOC121220384 gene encoding protein MODIFYING WALL LIGNIN-2 → MEKKGIILCSVVVLLGIISTGAGFAAEVTRVKASQVKVDVLGECSYPKSPALGLSLISAGTLLIGKFIINTTAGCFCCRRTDPSHSSNHTKAVTFYIISWITFIIAIGLLLKDIALNNQDDEVTTSDGRYYCYVIKPGVFAAGAVYAALSSSFGVLYYLTLNSKQDDASNAPNLNQVCIVMAQSQFAFENPSFVHGYANNK, encoded by the exons ATGGAGAAAAAGGGAATAATTTTATGCTCTGTGGTGGTCCTTTTGGGGATAATATCAACAGGCGCTGGCTTTGCTGCTGAAGTTACAAGGGTTAAG gcTTCACAAGTTAAAGTAGACGTTTTGGGAGAATGTTCATATCCCAAGAGCCCTGCGCTTGGTCTTAGCTTAATCTCAGCTGGAACGCTTTTGATcggaaaattcataattaatacCACCGCCGGCTGTTTTTGTTGCCGGAGAACCGATCCATCTCACAGCTCTAACCACACAAAAGCTGTTACCTTCTATATTATTTCTTG GATCACATTTATTATAGCTATCGGTCTATTGCTAAAAGATATTGCACTGAATAACCAAGATGATGAAGTAACTACGAGTGACGGCCGCTACTATTGCTATGTTATCAAACCGGGAGTGTTTGCAGCCGGAGCCGTCTACGCCGCTTTAAGTTCGAGCTTCGGAGTCTTATATTATCTAACCCTAAACTCGAAACAAGATGATGCTAGCAATGCACCGAATCTAAATCAAGTTTGCATAGTCATGGCACAATCTCAGTTCGCATTCGAGAATCCTAGCTTTGTGCATGGATATGCTAATAACAAGTAG